A single region of the Podospora pseudopauciseta strain CBS 411.78 chromosome 1, whole genome shotgun sequence genome encodes:
- a CDS encoding hypothetical protein (EggNog:ENOG503NZM9; COG:S), with protein MAWWDSRRQSRQAPASLPSASLDDGLLAAVRPSPRLRKRFSAGDAFPRLDSINTTTTQRHTTLDMDERAVLSPVAEENAESSRSPALVIQVEIFFTDPLIRSRYARSYASSPTFEANNRICRGLVRRIERCSEELITRKDSSALTDFSDESHEPKPSRFELTFRILKRGRGEWAERTYRSYQKQPLTVGHTKEIISAAHRIVGLYLRRHDQDFRWLDHPVSDQEAEEDQVADPSREAPLSLLCIPNPRFIESAQTFEFVSGYKIELTFQSRNPQRRVPVVRKSITLDSKQDAPLTLFMSEDLLWKGVQAINTALDAKKREFDHHFSRQQDGQHSCQGALEIELRISNNLGPLHDNIHRDIKSSLLLFFDPEARDCTAFLDNIEGILTATRDEIDAKVNDMDDFVFRIRELKGANWKLKDPARFKLGSKSSCGRRTIQAVLDRIQTGVGDIIRGHNISIHIDAHKRGHLVLDKAIVAHEKRGRTKENFASPSEEEATFLSRLKARIQQDIDRVLEDTCAIDDIPDIDEEEVFIRPFTPARQSAPVPTLASAKSSSSLRPSTPLPPLVPAKSSSSLRSLVSLRSLASGRSFAPTQPPTPRQSPSPVRFERAPSDVSVGEQHSPERMPSSPAPLNPPSTKMARPISIPVQPTPQSSPPKRPLVQRIFSLSRRSSESVKVVDHLKPKLSNDPFVANSSSQPSTPASSAVSDRSSQSAAGENSTVEDQATPTAAAKTKPSKRPFSLFRRRSRANDVSTLAKGIEKIKQSGRSRAAPAEPSKATPLEVLSESPEPGPKTSGDVLGVMMTSSEGDESAATRPAGSVPVAEAPITSSQNDDRNEAASRSAAREPTKAKMDTPEAFEDAREFAISPAIEPIVKSETSSSFLTGDVSPRFDEYSTAPSTPDLSLGSKNSSPRHSLLTTPIYVRTSSGTNDIAVRKFDPEVEAEVDDSDITVPKTELPTPLAAEELPSKHTALEASVRDDEKEGEPDQRVAQPGQTQGPGFTMSEPVEPQPTTSAPTPLTTKAPNNNSNANSTNSSSTAEKDFGYENLGAEKTAGSEGSIPRRPDFPTKRLRDPAPTPNHDPPKASENLDARKTSSQDVDQATGNQVGPARGAEGQPVAHKDKSNVTEAGPDGHRAQADGANPGAVHKVSPDTGSTRAPSAVTGSEEKGTEQVAEENGPAESQNSSIPDNVGSDKHADGSNIELEFPEGDVWDELRERYGTQAQAEMRSKRLGSNIEFEFPDAGVKEHLDERRGSRQEPEKVRKGSEIDFEHSEATVDEYLARDRGSGVKHDDSVATNGAAREKISASSEPAPCPGKVSDIPEKTAVKSSEPADLPTGADIEKPGPARLFADVEVAIHHVVPEKRTKDFDIPIPEKRVRLSVSETAVVGDVLAAEPASVPAAAGDVETEKSTTVPTDSQDVEAAAEEQLAAELEVQANDNVEDVSPPVTEKTIEAEPVKEPIVPEVAKELAEEFEVQVSPEGLSSEEVKKAETRTETATAPQDITRSATDLGRKDEPEPERSGAEEQHPPVVTPPVISVKEFDTITTTTETESPSHPVATPDISLLNPNPRHSTSTFSSGYTTLSDTSSFISRGSVDTFRPSFDESSTPFGDEVRLPHLDSPHDHEHTHPTSRPQTAGYLGLNTLRTESRFIELGLRGALGDQSKRLSLPLNQHCFFDHPLPHHLGAEEAETGSIAGSTKSGKLRKKDRHRKVKSAKIFSQHAEGEDKAGEKGGVKDGPDAAAIPKMMMLFAGAVALGKFFRGGQ; from the coding sequence ATGGCGTGGTGGGACTCACGAAGACAGAGCCGCCAGGCCCCAGCATCTTTACCTTCTGCGTCTTTGGACGATGGCCTTCTCGCTGCTGTTCGTCCTTCCCCACGGCTACGAAAGCGATTCTCTGCAGGCGATGCCTTCCCGAGGCTTGactccatcaacaccaccacgacaCAGCGCCACACCACCTTGGACATGGACGAGAGAGCCGTGCTATCGCCCGTAGCTGAAGAAAATGCGGAGTCTTCCAGGTCACCAGCGCTTGTGATCCAGGTCGAAATCTTTTTCACCGATCCTCTCATCCGATCTCGCTATGCACGGAGCTATGCGAGCTCACCTACCTTCGAAGCCAACAACAGGATATGCCGCGGGCTCGTGCGCCGCATCGAGCGCTGCTCAGAAGAGCTCATCACCAGAAAAGACTCAAGCGCCCTCACCGACTTCTCCGATGAGAGTCACGAGCCCAAGCCCTCAAGGTTCGAGCTCACCTTCCGGATCCTGAAAAGGGGCAGGGGCGAGTGGGCCGAGAGGACATATCGTTCTTACCAAAAGCAGCCCCTGACGGTTGGACATACCAAAGAAATCATATCGGCCGCCCACAGGATTGTTGGTCTTTATCTCCGCAGGCACGACCAGGACTTCAGATGGCTCGACCACCCCGTCTCAGACCAGGAAGCCGAAGAGGACCAGGTCGCAGATCCATCTCGGGAAGCACCATTGTCCCTTCTCTGCATACCCAACCCACGCTTCATCGAATCCGCGCAAACCTTTGAGTTCGTGTCCGGCTACAAGATCGAACTGACCTTCCAGAGCCGAAATCCACAAAGACGGGTGCCTGTGGTGAGGAAGTCCATCACGCTCGACAGCAAGCAAGATGCCCCTCTGACACTGTTCATGAGCGAGGATCTGCTGTGGAAGGGTGTCCAGGCCATCAACACAGCGCTGGATGCAAAGAAGAGGGAATTTGACCACCACTTCAGCCGACAACAGGACGGCCAGCACTCATGCCAGGGCGCTCTCGAGATCGAACTCAGGATATCTAACAACCTCGGCCCGTTACACGACAACATCCACAGAGATATCAAGAGCAGTCTTTTGCTGTTTTTCGATCCCGAGGCCCGCGACTGCACCGCTTTTCTCGACAATATCGAAGGAATCCTTACCGCGACGAGGGACGAGATCGACGCCAAGGTCAACGATATGGATGACTTCGTGTTCAGAATTCGCGAGCTGAAAGGCGCAAACTGGAAGCTGAAGGACCCGGCAAGATTCAAACTCGGCTCCAAGTCTTCGTGTGGGCGACGAACGATCCAAGCAGTCCTCGACCGCATCCAAACAGGTGTCGGCGACATCATTCGCGGCCACAATATCTCCATCCATATCGATGCCCACAAGAGAGGCCATCTCGTTCTCGACAAGGCCATTGTGGCTCATGAAAAACGTGGGAGGACCAAGGAGAACTTTGCCTCGCCatccgaggaggaggccacgTTCCTCTCGAGGCTCAAGGCTCGAATCCAGCAAGATATCGACagggtgttggaggacaCCTGTGCGATTGACGACATCCCAGATAttgacgaagaagaggtcTTTATCCGTCCTTTCACTCCCGCACGGCAATCCGCCCCCGTCCCAACGTTGGCGTCTGCGAAATCGTCCTCATCTTTACGGCCGTCCACCCCTCTGCCACCATTAGTGCCTGCCAAGTCGTCTTCCTCGTTACGGTCACTCGTGTCATTGCGATCACTAGCATCTGGCCGATCATTCGCACCAACGCAACCGCCCACGCCCAGACAGTCACCAAGCCCTGTGAGATTTGAGCGGGCTCCGTCAGACGTTTCCGTAGGGGAACAGCACTCACCCGAAAGAATGCCATCGTCGCCAGCGCCCCTGAATCCTCCTTCCACAAAAATGGCCAGGCCCATCTCAATCCCCGTACAGCCAACGCCACAGTCGTCTCCACCAAAGCGTCCACTCGTACAGCGCATCTTTTCGCTCAGTCGTCGATCCTCAGAGTCGGTCAAGGTTGTCGACCATCTCAAGCCGAAGTTGAGCAATGACCCGTTTGTtgccaacagcagcagccaacctAGCACACCAGCCAGCTCTGCAGTGAGCGATCGAAGCTCCCAATCTGCGGCTGGGGAAAACTCTACTGTCGAGGACCAAGCAACCCCGACTGCTGCGGCCAAAACCAAGCCTTCAAAGCGGCCCTTTTCTCTGTTTCGCAGGCGATCTCGTGCCAACGATGTTTCGACTCTTGCAAAGGGGATCGAAAAGATCAAACAGAGTGGGAGAAGTCGGGCCGCTCCAGCGGAGCCGAGCAAGGCAACGCCATTGGAAGTGCTGTCAGAGTCACCGGAGCCTGGCCCTAAGACTAGCGGCGATGTCCTGGGCGTGATGATGACGTCGAGTGAGGGAGACGAGAGTGCAGCAACTCGCCCCGCAGGGAGCGTGCCTGTGGCCGAAGCTCCTATAACATCATCCCAGAATGACGACAGAAACGAAGCGGCATCGCGGTCAGCTGCCCGTGAACCCACCAAGGCGAAAATGGACACCCCCGAAGCCTTTGAGGATGCCAGAGAATTCGCAATCAGCCCTGCCATTGAACCCATCGTCAAGTCGGAGACCTCGAGCTCTTTTCTGACGGGTGATGTGAGTCCGAGATTTGACGAGTACTCAACTGCACCATCAACGCCAGACCTGAGCCTGGGCTCCAAGAACTCGTCGCCCCGACACAGCCTCCTGACCACACCCATCTACGTGCGGACGAGTTCGGGCACGAACGACATTGCGGTGCGCAAGTTCGATCCCGAGGTTGAGGCCGAGGTGGACGACTCGGATATCACTGTGCCCAAGACAGAACTGCCCACCCCTCTCGCAGCCGAAGAGCTTCCGAGCAAACACACAGCTTTGGAGGCATCAGTCCGAGACgacgaaaaagaaggggaacCAGACCAACGCGTGGCGCAACCCGGCCAAACACAGGGGCCCGGATTTACTATGTCCGAACCCGTCGAGCCTCAACCAACCACATCCGCCCCAACACCACTTACAACAAAAGCCCCCAATAACAACAGCAATGCCAATTCGACAAACAGCTCATCAACTGCAGAAAAAGATTTTGGCTATGAAAACCTCGGTGCCGAGAAAACTGCAGGCTCCGAAGGTTCCATACCGCGCCGTCCGGACTTCCCCACCAAGCGACTCCGGGACCCGGCTCCGACCCCTAATCATGATCCTCCCAAAGCTTCTGAAAATTTAGATGCCAGGAAAACCTCGAGTCAAGATGTCGATCAGGCTACCGGCAACCAAGTCGGTCCCGCTCGCGGCGCCGAGGGGCAGCCCGTGGCACACAAAGACAAGTCCAACGTGACCGAAGCTGGTCCCGACGGCCACCGGGCCCAAGCGGACGGTGCCAATCCGGGAGCCGTGCACAAAGTTTCTCCAGACACGGGTAGCACAAGGGCTCCGAGTGCTGTCACCGGCTCCGAGGAAAAGGGGACTGAGCAGGTGGCTGAGGAGAACGGGCCCGCAGAGTCTCAGAACTCGAGCATTCCTGATAATGTCGGTTCCGACAAGCACGCCGATGGGAGCAATATTGAGCTTGAGTTTCCCGAGGGTGATGTATGGGATGAGCTTCGGGAACGATATGGGACCCAGGCCCAGGCCGAGATGAGGAGCAAGCGGCTCGGGAGCAATATTGAGTTTGAGTTTCCGGATGCTGGTGTGAAGGAGCATCTTGATGAGCGTCGCGGTTCCAGGCAGGAGCCCGAGAAGGTTCGCAAGGGGTCCGAGATTGACTTTGAGCATTCTGAGGCTACGGTTGATGAATATCTTGCTCGGGACCGCGGTTCTGGAGTGAAGCATGATGACTCGGTTGCGACGAACGGGGCTGCTCGCGAGAAGATTAGTGCGTCCTCGGAGCCGGCTCCTTGTCCGGGCAAGGTCTCTGATATCCCAGAAAAGACCGCGGTCAAGTCATCGGAGCCGGCAGACTTGCCAACCGGTGCTGATATCGAGAAACCGGGACCAGCCCGGTTGTTCGCAGATGTCGAGGTGGCGATCCATCATGTCGTGCCTGAGAAGAGGACCAAAGACTTCGATATTCCCATCCCTGAAAAGAGAGTCAGACTTTCCGTGTCTGAGACCGCTGTTGTCGGTGATGTTCTCGCTGCCGAGCCGGCGTCTGTTCCCGCAGCAGCTGGCGACGTTGAAACCGAAAAGTCGACCACGGTGCCGACTGACAGCCAGGATGTTGAAGCTGCAGCTGAGGAGCAACTCGCTGCCGAGCTCGAAGTCCAGGCAAACGACAACGTCGAGGATGTCTCTCCTCCCGTAACCGAAAAGACAATCGAAGCCGAACCTGTCAAAGAGCCCATCGTACCCGAAGTGGCCAAAGAACTCGCCGAGGAATTCGAAGTCCAAGTCAGCCCCGAAGGATTGTCGTCGGAAGAAGTGAAGAAGGCCGAAACAAGAACAGAAACAGCGACAGCCCCCCAAGATATTACTAGGTCCGCCACCGACCTCGGCCGTAAAGATGAGCCTGAGCCGGAGCGTTCCGGCGCTGAGGAGCAGCATCCTCCCGTGGTAACACCACCTGTAATCTCCGTCAAAGAATTCGACACCatcactaccaccaccgaaaCAGAATCCCCCTCTCACCCAGTAGCCACTCCAgacatctccctcctcaaccccaacccccgccaTTCCACATCTACCTTCTCCTCGGGGTATACCACCCTCTCcgacacctcctccttcatctcccgCGGCTCAGTCGACACTTTCCGTCCCTCTTTTGACGAATCCTCCACCCCGTTCGGCGACGAAGTTCGACTCCCACACTTGGACTCCCCCCACGATCACGAGCACACTCACCCCACTTCCCGTCCCCAGACAGCTGGGTATCTCGGGTTGAACACTCTGCGCACAGAATCGAGGTTTATTGAGCTCGGCCTTCGTGGAGCTTTGGGAGACCAGTCTAAGAGATTGAGTTTACCGCTGAATCAGCATTGTTTTTTTGATCATCCTTTGCCTCATCATCttggggcggaggaggctgagaCGGGGAGTATTGCGGGGAGTACGAAGTCGGGGAAACTGAGGAAGAAGGATCGGCATAGGAAGGTCAAGTCGGCGAAGATTTTTAGTCAGCATGCTGAAGGGGAGGACAAGGCAGGAGAGAAAGGAGGGGTGAAGGACGGGCCGGATGCGGCGGCTATTccaaagatgatgatgttgtttgCTGGGGCGGTGGCTCTCGGGAAGTTTTTTAGGGGTGGTCAATGA
- the SEC20 gene encoding Protein transport protein sec20 (COG:U; EggNog:ENOG503NXYN) — MATIDTLSERLSALQETTAQLQELIHRLANLKFAPGSVPLTAEGEEESDNVATELSAEISSILREEEEELELLQEEILDLRGGRPGSESERRKQRLKEGTQRLENELKTARTTFRKAQLSAHHSLLAAQKLERQLLVASYAASASLANSTHSLTSSSSSSSSSSDLANQQQHSSSSLAGNKDPRTQLFTPKDLLRHRKPKPINPNDESSAVVNASSDLTLSLRRTHALIAAEVQKSAFASQTLAESSAALAELQKNYEGIDSLLSKSKNLVSTLLTTQKSDTWYLQTSLRLLLVTLGWLVFRRWLYGPLWWVVWLPLKLSYKTTRGVVNLAAGGGGGGQAEMEVVLPGGTTTRVVMGGEESVPTIEVAGPGVGEKQRVEGGEESYVESYVERVGRMVEDTLDQREREEGNKTGEGAVEEEEEREQKNPMKRMWEEDVDGEGEKQQQVELVRDEL, encoded by the exons ATGGCAACAATCGATACCCTCTCCGAGCGGCTGTCCGCGCTGCAGGAAACGACCGCCCAGCTCCAGGAGCTGATCCACAGACTTGCCAATCTGAAGTTTGCGCCGGGGAGTGTGCCGCTTACAgccgagggggaggaggaaagcgACAATGTAGCAACGGAGCTGAGCGCAGAGATTAGCTCAAtcttgagggaggaggaggaagagctggagtTATTGCAGGAGGAGATCCTTGACCTTCGAGGTGGGAGGCCGGGGAGCGAGAGCGAGCGTAGGAAGCAGAGGTTGAAAGAGGGCACGCAGAGGCTAGAGAATGAACTCAAGAC CGCTCGAACAACCTTCCGCAAAGCTCAACTCTCAGcccaccactccctcctcgccgcccaaAAACTCGAGCGCCAGCTCCTTGTTGCGTCTTATGCTGCTTCGGCTTCGTTGGCTAACTCAACtcactccctcacctcctcctcctcctcctcctcctcctcttccgacctagccaaccagcaacaacattcctcctcctccttagCAGGAAACAAAGACCCCCGAACCCAACTCTTCACCCCCAaagacctcctccgccaccgcaAGCCAAaacccatcaaccccaacgacGAATCCTCGGCCGTAGTCAACGCCTCAAGCGAtctcaccctctccctccgccGCACCCAcgccctcatcgccgccGAGGTCCAAAAATCAGCCTTTGCCTCCCAAACCCTAGCCGAGTCCTCAGCCGCGCTGGCCGAACTGCAAAAAAACTACGAGGGGATCGACTCCCTGCTCTCCAAATCAAAAAACTTGGTTTCCACCTTGCTGACCACGCAAAAGAGTGATACCTGGTATTTACAGACTTCTCTGAGATTGCTACTGGTCACGTTGGGCTGGTTGGTGTTTAGGAGGTGGTTGTATGGACCGTTGTGGTGGGTTGTTTGGTTGCCGCTGAAGCTCAGTTACAAAACTacgaggggggtggtgaatttggctgctggtggtggtgggggggggcaggcggagatggaggttgtGTTGCCCGGCGGGACGACcacgagggtggtgatggggggagaggagagtgTGCCTACTATTGAGGTTGCTGggccgggggtgggggagaagcagagggtggaagggggagaggagagttATGTGGAGAGCTATGTGGAGAGGGTTGgaaggatggtggaggataCGCTTGAtcagagggagagggaggaggggaataAGACGGGAGAGGGTgcggtggaagaggaggaggaaagagagCAGAAGAATCCAATGAAGAGGATGTGGGAGGAagatgttgatggggagggcgAGAAGCAACAACAGGTGGAGCTGGTGAGGGATGAGCTGTGA